A genomic region of Halomonas aestuarii contains the following coding sequences:
- a CDS encoding ABC transporter ATP-binding protein, with protein MDQNADVVLETRALTRTYRMGEVDIHALQGVDLTLRRGELIVMLGASGSGKSTLLNILGGLDRATSGTVRYGDHDLTHATHRQLTAYRRHHVGFVFQFYNLISSLTARENVAIVTDISRDPLTPEAALSMVGLQDRLDHFPSQLSGGEQQRVAIARAIAKRPALLLCDEPTGALDFRTGIRVLEVIEAINRDTDTTMAIITHNAVIGEMADRVVHLRDGRVDGITVPERRLRARELEW; from the coding sequence ATGGACCAGAACGCGGACGTCGTCCTCGAGACCCGCGCCCTCACCCGCACCTATCGCATGGGCGAGGTGGACATCCACGCCCTGCAGGGGGTCGACCTCACCCTGCGCCGGGGGGAGCTGATCGTGATGCTCGGCGCCTCGGGGTCCGGCAAGTCGACCCTGCTCAACATCCTCGGCGGCCTGGATCGCGCCACGTCCGGCACGGTGCGCTACGGGGATCACGACCTGACCCACGCCACGCATCGCCAGCTGACGGCCTACCGGCGCCACCACGTAGGCTTCGTGTTCCAGTTCTACAACCTGATCTCGAGCCTCACCGCCCGCGAGAACGTGGCGATCGTCACCGACATCAGTCGTGACCCGCTGACGCCGGAGGCGGCCCTGTCGATGGTCGGGCTTCAGGACCGGCTCGACCACTTCCCCTCCCAGCTCTCCGGCGGCGAGCAGCAGCGCGTGGCCATCGCCCGGGCCATCGCCAAGCGGCCTGCCCTGCTGCTCTGCGACGAGCCCACCGGCGCGCTGGACTTCCGCACCGGCATCCGGGTGCTGGAGGTGATCGAGGCCATCAACCGCGATACCGATACCACCATGGCGATCATCACCCACAACGCGGTGATCGGTGAGATGGCCGACCGGGTGGTGCACCTCCGAGACGGCCGCGTGGACGGGATCACGGTGCCCGAGCGTCGTCTCCGGGCCCGTGAGCTCGAGTGGTGA
- a CDS encoding ABC transporter permease: MRTLNRKLLRDLGRLKGQALAIAVVVAGGVMTLILAVTMLDALTRAQERFYASHHFAEVFADVKRAPLGLVERLQNLPGVNLIEARVGAPVRLTVPGFADPVRGQLVSIPDGRQPTLNRLYLVEGKLPTAGREEQVVVSEAFAEAHGLAPGDSVEAIINGRHTRLELSGIALSPEFLYQAGPTDLVPDYRRYAILWMNETALADAYGMEGAFNQLSLTLQSGADRESVIDALDLAMARYGGTGARTRHDQQSHRFLEEELGEQRAQARILPTIFLLVSAFLLNVVMTRIIRTQREQIAILKAFGYRDGELARHYAGLALLIVLLGWALGVGLGAWTARWMGGLYAEYFRFPEMRFPVPPWALALSLMLAGLSALAGTWRAVWQAVSAPPAEAMRPPAPQRFRRTWLERSPLRHALGSEGRIVLRHLGRQPAKVALSVTGIALSAGLLMMGAWQTAALDQMLDRQYRDIMRMDIELTFGEPTPARAVGELRHLPGVLAVEPWRRVPATLVHGHRHYRTSLTGLEAQPRLRQIVDEAGNAQSLPPEGLVLTRYLGEWLGVDAGDVLEVAIMEGHRRQLRLPVAALVEEPIGVGAYLRREHLNRLMREGPAMGGAWLLVDDARRDALIDELHELPVVAGIGLMDEAERGVRRYLDETLQVFAIVFVILASSIGFGVIYNNARISFAERSRELATLLVLGYTRAEVSRILLVEIALLGGLAILPGWAFGIGFCTLLSQAFSNDLFRVPLAFTPRIFGLPVAGVAAASALVGLLMLRRLRHLNQVAVLKAPE, from the coding sequence ATGAGGACCCTGAACCGCAAGCTGCTGCGCGACCTCGGCCGGCTCAAGGGGCAGGCCCTGGCCATCGCCGTGGTGGTCGCCGGCGGGGTGATGACGCTGATCCTCGCGGTGACGATGCTGGACGCCCTGACCCGCGCCCAGGAGCGCTTCTATGCCAGCCATCACTTCGCCGAGGTGTTCGCCGACGTCAAGCGGGCCCCACTGGGACTGGTGGAACGCCTGCAGAACCTGCCCGGGGTCAACCTCATCGAGGCCCGGGTGGGCGCCCCGGTGAGGCTCACGGTCCCCGGCTTCGCGGACCCGGTGCGCGGCCAGCTGGTCTCGATTCCCGACGGCCGCCAGCCGACGCTCAACCGCCTGTACCTGGTGGAAGGCAAGCTGCCCACGGCAGGGCGGGAGGAGCAGGTGGTCGTCAGCGAGGCCTTCGCCGAGGCCCACGGCCTCGCTCCCGGGGACAGCGTCGAGGCGATCATCAACGGCCGCCATACCCGCCTCGAGCTCAGCGGCATCGCCCTGAGCCCCGAGTTCCTCTACCAGGCCGGCCCCACGGACCTGGTCCCCGACTATCGGCGCTACGCCATCCTCTGGATGAACGAGACGGCGCTGGCCGATGCCTACGGCATGGAGGGAGCCTTCAACCAGCTATCGCTGACCCTCCAGTCGGGCGCCGACCGGGAGAGCGTGATCGATGCCCTGGACCTGGCCATGGCTCGCTATGGCGGCACCGGCGCCCGCACCCGCCACGACCAGCAGTCCCACCGTTTCCTCGAGGAGGAGCTCGGCGAGCAACGCGCCCAGGCCAGGATCCTGCCCACGATCTTCCTGCTGGTCTCGGCCTTCCTGCTGAACGTCGTGATGACCCGCATCATCCGCACCCAGCGGGAACAGATCGCCATCCTCAAGGCCTTCGGCTACCGGGACGGCGAACTGGCCCGCCACTATGCCGGGCTCGCCCTGCTGATCGTGCTGCTGGGCTGGGCGCTGGGCGTAGGGCTCGGGGCCTGGACCGCCCGCTGGATGGGTGGCCTCTACGCCGAGTATTTCCGTTTCCCCGAGATGCGTTTTCCGGTCCCGCCCTGGGCGCTCGCCCTGTCGCTGATGCTGGCCGGCCTGTCGGCCCTGGCGGGCACCTGGCGTGCCGTGTGGCAGGCGGTCAGCGCGCCCCCCGCCGAGGCGATGCGCCCGCCGGCGCCGCAACGCTTCCGGCGCACCTGGCTGGAGCGCTCCCCGCTTCGCCACGCGCTGGGCAGCGAGGGGCGGATCGTGCTTCGCCACCTGGGCCGACAGCCGGCCAAGGTGGCCCTGTCGGTGACCGGCATCGCCCTCTCGGCGGGCCTGCTGATGATGGGTGCGTGGCAGACCGCCGCACTGGACCAGATGCTGGACCGCCAGTACCGGGACATCATGCGCATGGACATCGAGCTGACCTTCGGCGAGCCCACGCCGGCAAGGGCCGTGGGGGAACTTCGCCACCTGCCCGGCGTGCTGGCCGTGGAGCCCTGGCGGCGAGTCCCCGCCACCCTGGTTCACGGCCACCGTCACTACCGGACCAGCCTGACCGGGCTCGAGGCCCAGCCTCGCCTGCGCCAGATCGTGGACGAGGCGGGAAACGCGCAATCCCTGCCCCCGGAGGGCCTGGTGCTGACCCGCTATCTGGGCGAGTGGCTGGGGGTCGACGCCGGCGACGTCCTGGAGGTGGCGATCATGGAGGGCCACCGTCGGCAACTGAGGCTTCCGGTGGCCGCGCTGGTGGAGGAGCCGATCGGCGTCGGCGCCTACCTGCGCCGGGAGCACCTCAATCGCCTGATGCGGGAAGGTCCCGCCATGGGCGGGGCCTGGCTGCTGGTCGACGATGCCCGGCGCGATGCCCTGATCGACGAGCTCCATGAGTTGCCGGTAGTGGCCGGCATCGGCCTGATGGACGAGGCCGAGCGCGGCGTACGCCGCTACCTCGACGAAACGCTGCAAGTGTTCGCCATCGTGTTCGTGATCCTGGCCAGCTCGATCGGCTTCGGGGTGATCTACAACAACGCCCGGATCAGCTTCGCCGAGCGCTCCCGGGAACTGGCCACCCTGCTCGTGCTGGGCTACACCCGGGCGGAAGTATCGCGGATACTGCTGGTAGAGATCGCCCTGCTGGGCGGGCTGGCCATCCTGCCGGGCTGGGCCTTCGGCATCGGCTTCTGCACCCTGCTCAGCCAGGCGTTCAGCAACGACCTCTTCCGCGTGCCGCTGGCCTTCACGCCGCGCATCTTCGGCCTCCCGGTGGCCGGTGTGGCGGCGGCCTCGGCGCTGGTGGGACTGCTGATGCTTCGCCGACTGCGGCACCTGAACCAGGTGGCCGTCCTCAAGGCGCCGGAATGA
- a CDS encoding efflux RND transporter periplasmic adaptor subunit — translation MPHHLLTPRRLLWPLATLIALGLLVWTLRPAPARVNTVAVEHAPFVDSVNEEGRTRLHDTWHVTAPITGYLRRVTLEVGDEVAQDQVLFRLEPSPAPALDARSREQAEDALQASRARLQAAEANLETARAERRFAEAEHQRYRRLHERDLVSTADLEHRESLRDRQRALERAAASSVEAARFEVESASAVLAVTSGQRSGTDQPMLEVSAPVAGVVLERFRCCEGTVEAGQPILEIGRLADMEILVDLLSMDAVRLAPGMEVRITGWGGTPLAGTVRRIEPAGFTRTSALGVDEQRVPVVIDFAEDTDPAGLGLGTGFRVEVEFLIWQGDDVLQVPTSALFRDDGRWAAYVVEDDHARLRHLEIGRQSGLVSQVLAGVEAGERIVTHPGDDLADGVAVTALD, via the coding sequence ATGCCCCATCACCTGCTCACCCCACGTCGACTGCTCTGGCCCCTGGCCACCCTGATCGCGCTGGGCCTGCTGGTCTGGACGCTGCGCCCGGCGCCGGCCCGGGTGAACACGGTCGCGGTGGAGCACGCCCCCTTCGTGGACTCGGTCAACGAGGAGGGACGCACCCGGCTTCACGACACCTGGCACGTCACGGCCCCGATCACCGGCTACCTGCGTCGCGTGACGCTGGAGGTCGGCGATGAGGTCGCACAGGACCAGGTGCTGTTCCGGCTCGAGCCGAGTCCCGCGCCCGCCCTGGATGCCCGCAGTCGCGAACAGGCCGAGGACGCCCTGCAGGCCTCCCGGGCCCGACTCCAGGCGGCCGAGGCCAACCTGGAGACGGCCCGGGCCGAACGGCGTTTCGCCGAGGCCGAGCATCAGCGCTATCGCCGACTGCATGAGCGCGACCTGGTCTCGACGGCCGACCTGGAGCATCGCGAGAGCCTGCGCGACCGCCAGCGGGCCCTCGAGCGGGCCGCCGCCTCGAGCGTCGAGGCGGCGCGCTTCGAGGTGGAGAGCGCCAGTGCGGTGCTCGCGGTGACCAGCGGTCAGCGCAGCGGGACGGACCAGCCCATGCTGGAGGTGTCCGCCCCCGTGGCGGGCGTGGTGCTGGAGCGGTTCCGCTGCTGCGAGGGGACGGTGGAGGCCGGCCAGCCGATCCTGGAGATCGGCCGACTGGCGGACATGGAGATCCTCGTCGACCTGCTCTCCATGGACGCGGTGCGCCTGGCGCCGGGCATGGAGGTGCGCATCACCGGATGGGGCGGGACGCCGCTGGCCGGCACTGTCCGGCGCATCGAGCCCGCCGGCTTCACCCGCACCTCGGCGCTGGGGGTCGACGAGCAGCGGGTCCCGGTGGTCATCGACTTCGCCGAGGACACCGACCCCGCCGGCCTGGGACTCGGCACCGGCTTCCGGGTCGAGGTGGAGTTCCTGATCTGGCAGGGAGACGACGTGCTGCAGGTGCCCACCAGCGCCCTGTTCCGCGACGACGGGCGCTGGGCGGCCTACGTGGTCGAGGACGATCACGCCCGGCTGCGCCACCTGGAGATCGGCCGCCAGAGCGGGCTGGTCAGCCAGGTCCTGGCGGGGGTCGAGGCAGGGGAGCGCATCGTCACCCATCCCGGCGACGACCTGGCCGACGGGGTAGCGGTCACGGCCCTCGATTGA
- a CDS encoding asparaginase, with protein MTVADAPIPTVLVIYTGGTLGMVPGPEGLVPGRDIEARLRRALAALPPARQASLPAFEVLETETPIDSSSATPRDWQALAAQVARCHRRHAGIVILHGTDTLAWTASSLAFQLLGIDRPVILTGAMKPLEAEESDAVANVEDALRFAVTPRLQEVAICFAGRLLRGCRTRKWQTHGADAFVSPNQPVLGERVDQEVVLYPARGLADHQRGAPRFELPDYTTLGAGGVVRLALWPGLQAWQVEAWLTDERVRGAVLEVWGGGNLPDDPALVGALARASGEGKLLAALSQCPHGAVAFGGYAAGQGLSDAGVLSAEDMTPEATFTKLVHLLAQPLEETERRRRFLTPLVGER; from the coding sequence ATGACCGTCGCAGACGCCCCCATCCCGACCGTGCTGGTGATCTATACCGGCGGCACCCTGGGCATGGTGCCGGGCCCGGAGGGGCTGGTCCCGGGCCGGGACATCGAGGCCCGGCTGCGTCGAGCCCTGGCCGCCCTGCCCCCGGCGCGCCAGGCGAGCCTGCCGGCCTTCGAGGTGCTCGAGACCGAGACGCCCATCGATTCCAGCAGCGCCACGCCCCGCGACTGGCAGGCGCTGGCCGCGCAGGTGGCCCGATGCCACCGCCGGCACGCCGGCATCGTCATCCTGCATGGCACCGACACCCTGGCCTGGACGGCCTCGAGCCTGGCCTTCCAGCTGCTCGGGATCGACCGGCCCGTGATCCTCACCGGCGCCATGAAGCCCCTGGAGGCCGAGGAGAGTGACGCGGTGGCCAACGTCGAGGACGCCCTGCGTTTCGCGGTGACCCCCCGCCTGCAGGAGGTGGCGATCTGTTTCGCCGGCAGGCTGCTGCGAGGCTGTCGGACCCGCAAGTGGCAGACCCATGGCGCCGATGCCTTCGTCAGCCCCAACCAGCCGGTCCTCGGCGAGCGGGTGGACCAGGAGGTGGTGCTCTATCCCGCGCGGGGCCTGGCGGACCACCAGCGCGGGGCCCCGCGCTTCGAGCTGCCCGACTACACGACCCTGGGGGCGGGCGGCGTGGTTCGCCTGGCCCTATGGCCCGGCCTGCAGGCGTGGCAGGTCGAGGCCTGGCTCACCGACGAGCGGGTGCGCGGTGCGGTGCTGGAGGTATGGGGCGGCGGCAATCTGCCCGACGACCCGGCCCTGGTCGGGGCCCTGGCCCGGGCGAGCGGCGAAGGGAAGCTGCTGGCCGCCCTCAGCCAGTGCCCCCATGGGGCGGTGGCCTTCGGCGGCTACGCCGCCGGCCAGGGCCTCAGCGATGCCGGCGTGCTCTCCGCCGAGGACATGACCCCCGAGGCCACCTTCACCAAGCTGGTCCACCTGCTGGCCCAGCCCCTGGAGGAAACCGAGCGACGGCGGCGCTTTCTCACGCCGCTGGTGGGCGAGCGTTGA
- a CDS encoding DUF2789 domain-containing protein, whose protein sequence is MEHPDHPFTELFEQLGLASDHAAIKRFIDRHAPIPEDVALPDAPCWNEGQAEFLREALEADADWAEVVDHLDASLRKG, encoded by the coding sequence ATGGAACACCCCGACCACCCCTTCACCGAACTCTTCGAGCAGCTCGGCCTCGCCTCGGATCACGCCGCGATCAAGCGGTTCATCGATCGCCACGCGCCGATCCCCGAGGATGTCGCACTGCCGGATGCTCCCTGCTGGAACGAGGGCCAGGCGGAGTTCCTGCGCGAGGCCCTCGAGGCGGACGCCGACTGGGCGGAGGTGGTGGATCACCTCGATGCCTCGCTGCGCAAGGGGTGA
- a CDS encoding SRPBCC family protein: protein MATIEHSAILKAPPDRVFALLERVEDFADYSDLIQAIEPLGQDRYRWHVHAVGMDWSFDVAITEARAPEVLAWESLDGVHNEGCYRLRPVDEGTEVSLTLTYTIRNRLLEKAVNRAARPLVGKVSRQILERVEARL from the coding sequence ATGGCGACCATCGAACACAGCGCGATTCTCAAGGCCCCCCCGGACCGGGTCTTCGCCCTGCTCGAGCGGGTCGAGGACTTCGCCGACTACTCCGACCTGATCCAGGCCATCGAGCCGCTGGGCCAGGACCGTTACCGCTGGCATGTGCACGCGGTCGGGATGGACTGGAGCTTCGACGTCGCCATCACCGAGGCGCGCGCCCCGGAGGTGCTGGCCTGGGAGTCGCTGGACGGCGTCCACAACGAGGGCTGCTACCGGCTGAGGCCGGTGGACGAGGGCACCGAGGTGTCCCTGACCCTGACCTACACGATCCGCAATCGCCTGCTGGAGAAGGCCGTCAATCGCGCGGCCCGGCCCCTGGTGGGCAAGGTCAGCCGACAGATCCTGGAGCGAGTCGAGGCGCGGCTGTAG
- the yegQ gene encoding tRNA 5-hydroxyuridine modification protein YegQ, with protein MKAPELLSPAGTFKNMRYAFAYGADAVYAGQPRYSLRVRNNDFKIDNLHKGIAYAHERGKQFYVASNIAPHNSKLRTYLRDMEPVIEAGPDALIMSDPGLIMMIRERWPDQVIHLSVQSNVVNYAAARFWQQQGISRIILSRELSLEEIAQIRAECPELEIETFVHGALCIAYSGRCLLSGYFNHRDPNQGTCTNACRWKYNTVAASEDETGDLVPANSARAHAASGIWTPQDGGQQGGLIASGGGSAEAVEASTATAGGVEGQDELSALIEDRTKPGELMPVYEDEHGTYIMNSKDLRAVQHVPRLTEMGITSLKIEGRTKSPYYVARTAQVYRRAIDDAVAGRPFDMRLMDELDNLANRGYTEGFYRRHVHDEYQNYEQGNSVGVHQQFVGEVMGYDPDRGVLEIDVKNRFEVGDGMELMLPGGNRRFVLEHIENRRGESVGAAPGSGHVVRIPVPGEPIEASRIEFALLMRDL; from the coding sequence ATGAAAGCCCCCGAACTGCTGTCGCCCGCCGGCACCTTCAAGAACATGCGCTACGCCTTCGCCTACGGGGCGGATGCGGTCTATGCCGGCCAGCCGCGCTATTCGCTGCGCGTGCGCAACAATGACTTCAAGATCGACAACCTGCACAAGGGCATTGCCTATGCCCACGAGCGGGGCAAGCAGTTCTACGTGGCCTCCAACATCGCGCCCCACAACAGCAAGCTCAGGACCTACCTGCGCGACATGGAGCCGGTGATCGAGGCCGGGCCGGATGCCCTGATCATGTCCGATCCGGGGCTGATCATGATGATCCGCGAGCGCTGGCCCGATCAGGTCATCCATCTCTCGGTGCAGTCCAACGTGGTGAACTATGCCGCCGCCCGATTCTGGCAGCAGCAGGGCATCAGCCGCATCATCCTCTCCCGGGAGCTGTCTCTGGAAGAGATCGCCCAGATCCGTGCCGAATGCCCGGAGCTGGAGATCGAGACCTTCGTCCACGGCGCGCTGTGCATCGCCTATTCCGGACGCTGCCTGCTCTCCGGCTACTTCAACCACCGCGATCCCAACCAGGGCACCTGCACCAACGCCTGTCGCTGGAAGTACAACACCGTGGCGGCCTCCGAGGATGAGACCGGCGATCTGGTGCCGGCCAACTCGGCCCGGGCCCATGCCGCCAGTGGCATCTGGACCCCCCAGGACGGTGGACAGCAGGGGGGGCTGATCGCCTCGGGCGGCGGCAGCGCCGAGGCCGTGGAGGCGAGCACCGCCACCGCCGGCGGCGTGGAGGGGCAGGACGAGCTCTCGGCGCTGATCGAGGATCGCACCAAGCCGGGTGAGCTGATGCCCGTCTACGAGGACGAGCACGGCACCTACATCATGAACTCCAAGGACCTGCGCGCCGTGCAGCACGTCCCGCGCCTGACCGAGATGGGCATCACCTCGCTGAAGATCGAGGGACGCACCAAGTCGCCCTACTACGTGGCGCGCACCGCCCAGGTCTATCGCCGAGCCATCGACGACGCCGTGGCCGGGCGGCCCTTCGACATGCGCCTGATGGACGAGCTCGACAACCTGGCCAACCGTGGCTACACGGAGGGCTTCTATCGTCGCCACGTCCACGACGAGTACCAGAACTACGAGCAGGGCAACTCGGTGGGGGTGCACCAGCAGTTCGTCGGCGAGGTCATGGGCTACGACCCGGATCGCGGCGTGCTGGAGATCGACGTCAAGAACCGCTTCGAGGTCGGCGATGGCATGGAGCTGATGCTGCCCGGCGGCAACCGTCGCTTCGTGCTCGAACATATCGAGAACCGTCGCGGCGAGTCGGTGGGCGCGGCGCCGGGCTCCGGCCACGTGGTGCGTATCCCGGTGCCGGGCGAGCCCATCGAGGCCTCGCGCATCGAGTTCGCGCTGCTGATGCGCGACCTCTGA
- the queC gene encoding 7-cyano-7-deazaguanine synthase QueC, producing MTHSPDPATVVIYSGGMDSFTVLHRALREGLDVHALSFDYGQRHRRELEVAERVCRELGVPHQVVDITAIHGLIDNSALTDASRAMPEGDYAAENLADTVVPNRNMILLSLAIAKAVNIGAGRVDYGAHGGDHVLYPDCRPEFVQAMNDVAGIANFEPLTIHAPYLRASKAEILAEGLAMGLDYADTWTCYRGEALACGRCGSCRERLAAFAANGATDPLGYSERPDLDEGAP from the coding sequence ATGACCCACTCCCCCGATCCCGCCACCGTGGTGATCTACTCCGGCGGCATGGACTCCTTCACCGTGCTGCATCGCGCCCTTCGCGAGGGGCTCGACGTCCACGCCCTCTCGTTCGACTACGGCCAGCGCCACCGCCGCGAACTCGAGGTGGCCGAGCGCGTCTGCCGCGAGCTCGGCGTGCCCCACCAGGTGGTCGACATCACCGCCATCCACGGCCTGATCGACAACTCGGCGCTCACCGACGCCAGCCGCGCGATGCCCGAGGGCGACTATGCGGCCGAGAACCTGGCCGACACCGTGGTGCCGAACCGCAACATGATCCTGCTGTCGCTTGCCATCGCCAAGGCGGTGAACATCGGGGCCGGGCGGGTCGACTACGGGGCCCACGGCGGTGACCACGTGCTCTACCCGGACTGCCGCCCCGAGTTCGTCCAGGCGATGAACGACGTGGCCGGCATCGCCAACTTTGAGCCGTTGACGATCCATGCCCCCTACCTGCGCGCGAGCAAGGCCGAGATCCTGGCCGAGGGGCTGGCCATGGGCCTCGATTACGCCGACACCTGGACCTGCTACCGCGGCGAGGCCCTGGCCTGCGGCCGCTGCGGCAGCTGTCGGGAACGCCTCGCGGCCTTCGCCGCCAATGGCGCCACCGATCCCCTGGGCTATTCAGAGCGGCCCGACCTCGACGAAGGAGCGCCCTGA
- the queE gene encoding 7-carboxy-7-deazaguanine synthase, whose translation MYSVKEAFYSLQGEGGQAGRASVFCRFTGCNLWSGRERDRATAACRFCDTDFIGTDGQHGGRFSDAAALADHLAALWPDQDGVATPYVVFTGGEPLLQLDEALVSAMHDRGFEVAVETNGTLPAPAGIDWLCVSPKGDAPLVLTGGDELKLVHPQAGVSPEGFARLDFAHFFLQPMDTAPAGIAGDATPDTMAETVAYCLAHPQWRLSLQTHKIAGVD comes from the coding sequence ATGTACAGCGTCAAGGAAGCCTTCTACTCGCTGCAGGGCGAGGGAGGCCAGGCGGGCCGCGCCAGCGTCTTCTGCCGCTTCACCGGCTGCAACCTCTGGTCGGGCCGCGAGCGGGATCGGGCCACGGCGGCCTGTCGCTTCTGCGATACCGACTTCATCGGCACCGACGGCCAGCACGGCGGTCGCTTCTCGGATGCCGCCGCCCTGGCCGACCACCTGGCCGCCCTCTGGCCGGATCAGGACGGCGTCGCCACGCCCTATGTGGTGTTCACCGGCGGCGAACCGCTGCTGCAGCTGGACGAGGCCCTGGTGAGCGCCATGCATGACCGCGGCTTCGAGGTGGCGGTGGAGACCAACGGCACCCTGCCCGCCCCCGCTGGCATCGACTGGCTCTGCGTCAGCCCCAAGGGCGACGCCCCCCTCGTCCTCACCGGCGGCGATGAACTCAAGCTGGTCCACCCCCAGGCCGGGGTCTCGCCCGAGGGCTTCGCGCGGCTGGATTTCGCCCACTTTTTCCTGCAGCCCATGGACACTGCCCCGGCCGGCATCGCGGGTGACGCCACTCCCGACACCATGGCCGAGACGGTGGCCTACTGCCTGGCCCACCCCCAGTGGCGGCTGTCGCTGCAGACCCACAAGATCGCGGGAGTCGACTGA
- a CDS encoding 6-carboxytetrahydropterin synthase, which yields MTLFVNRLTHLDVSLWCPTRGLVGASWRVDVELDGELGEDGMLFDFGEVKPWIKSSIDAGVDHTLLVPARARGVTLHDCREGLCLRSDTPYPLELRAPRQALSLLPWPEITPERLADYLSAELMRRPPPRVSDIRLTLSEEAIDGAAYTYSHGLKRHAGNCQRIAHGHRSRLHVWQGGQRMPALEERWADWLADRYLVDEADIVEDDEPDFRDLLTSRYRAEQGQFFLRLPRHRCAVLPTPTTVEHIAAWLAEAITRESGRATRVQAFEGIDKGAIAEARP from the coding sequence ATGACCCTCTTCGTCAACCGTCTCACTCACCTCGATGTCTCCCTGTGGTGCCCGACGCGGGGCCTGGTCGGTGCCAGCTGGCGGGTCGACGTCGAACTCGACGGCGAACTCGGCGAGGACGGCATGCTCTTCGACTTCGGCGAGGTGAAGCCCTGGATCAAGTCGTCGATCGACGCGGGGGTCGACCATACCCTGCTGGTCCCCGCCCGGGCGCGGGGCGTGACGCTGCACGACTGCCGGGAGGGGCTCTGCCTGCGCAGCGACACCCCCTATCCCCTGGAGCTTCGCGCCCCGCGACAGGCCCTGAGCCTCCTGCCCTGGCCCGAGATCACCCCGGAGCGTCTCGCCGATTACCTCTCCGCCGAGCTGATGCGCCGGCCGCCGCCCCGGGTCAGCGACATTCGCCTGACCCTGAGCGAGGAAGCGATCGACGGTGCCGCCTACACCTACAGCCACGGCCTGAAGCGCCATGCCGGCAACTGCCAGCGCATCGCCCATGGCCATCGCTCGCGGCTGCACGTCTGGCAGGGCGGGCAACGGATGCCGGCGCTGGAGGAGCGCTGGGCCGACTGGCTCGCCGACCGCTACCTGGTCGACGAGGCGGACATCGTCGAGGACGACGAGCCGGATTTCCGCGACCTGCTGACCAGCCGCTACCGCGCCGAGCAGGGGCAGTTCTTCCTGCGCCTGCCCCGCCACCGCTGCGCCGTGCTGCCGACCCCCACCACGGTGGAACACATCGCCGCCTGGCTGGCCGAGGCGATCACCCGGGAGAGCGGCCGCGCCACCCGGGTCCAGGCCTTCGAGGGCATCGACAAGGGGGCCATCGCCGAGGCGCGACCATGA
- a CDS encoding YkgJ family cysteine cluster protein, which yields MSAPAEIASPGECRPGCGACCIAPSISSPIPGMPDGKPAGVRCVQLDEANLCKLFGDPRRPSVCARFDYDPELCGDRRDVALRRIEALELAT from the coding sequence ATGAGCGCCCCCGCCGAGATCGCCTCCCCGGGAGAGTGCCGCCCGGGCTGCGGCGCCTGCTGCATCGCCCCCTCGATCAGCTCGCCGATCCCCGGCATGCCCGACGGCAAGCCGGCGGGCGTGCGCTGCGTCCAGCTCGACGAGGCCAACCTCTGCAAGCTGTTCGGCGACCCGCGTCGCCCCTCGGTATGCGCACGCTTCGACTACGACCCCGAGCTGTGTGGCGACCGGCGCGACGTGGCGCTCAGGCGCATCGAGGCCCTGGAACTGGCCACCTGA